CAGGAGTCCCTGATCTGCAAGCCAGAAATACTAGGATTGGGCGAAGGGATTGACGGGCGTTTGGGCAGGCTCACCGCTGGCCGCCGCAGGCTTGGCCGTCTCGGGGGCTGACGCTTCCGGGGCCCCGGTGGACACAATGACTCTGGCTGGACGAAGCACCTTGTCAAACAGCTGGTAGCCGCTTTGCACTTCGTGGATGATGGTGTCCTCGGGGAATTCGGCGCTGTTCATCTGGCTGACCGCCTCATGTTGCAGGGGGTCAAATACCTGGCCGATTGAAGGAATTTTTTTGACGCCCATATTGTCCAGTCCGTCCATTAACTGGCGGTGCATCATACTAAAGCTCTTGTAGAGCAGCTTGGGGTCAGAGTCTTCTTTCAGACTGCCTGTGGCCCGTTCCAGGTTGTCCAGCACCGGCAACAGCTCCAGAATATTTTTTTGAGCGCCATATTTGGCCAGGGATTCCTGCTCGTCCCGGGTGCGCTTGCGGTAGTTGTCAAAGTCCGCGGCCAGTCGGGTGAACTGGTCCTGCAATTGCTGGTGTTTTTCCTGCAGGGCCGCCAGATCCGGGCTGTTTGCGCTTTCGCTGGATGCGGAAGGTCCAGGCTGAAATTCATCGGGCTTGTCGTTGTCCTGTGCCCCTGACATGGACTCAGGCGATTCTGTTTCCTGGGCTTCCTGACGGGAGGATCTGTTAAACATACTCAATTCCTTCTACACGGACCACGGTTGAATAAACAGTTTAGTAAAAAAATCTGGATAAAAAATAGACTGGGTTGAGCCGTTCGCTCAGCGGGTGTTGATGAACCGGCTGGCTCTGGCAGGCTTTCTCGCCTGCAAGCTCAATCGGTACCAGACGGATTGCCAGATAAAACACCTGTCTGGCGCTCATTATAGAACACTCCCGACTTGGGACAAAGCGTCTTAAGCTTTTTTTAAGAGTTGCAAAACAGGTGGCGAACAGGAAACCCGCTTGGCATGTTCTGACTTTAATGATAAATCATGCCCATACAGGATAGGGGCTTCTTCCTTTACCCCCGCCCGTCTGCAGTGTTCATCCGGCCTGAAGCAAAGCCTTGATGCTTTCAGACTATTTGTTTAAA
This portion of the Vampirovibrio chlorellavorus genome encodes:
- the grpE gene encoding nucleotide exchange factor GrpE encodes the protein MFNRSSRQEAQETESPESMSGAQDNDKPDEFQPGPSASSESANSPDLAALQEKHQQLQDQFTRLAADFDNYRKRTRDEQESLAKYGAQKNILELLPVLDNLERATGSLKEDSDPKLLYKSFSMMHRQLMDGLDNMGVKKIPSIGQVFDPLQHEAVSQMNSAEFPEDTIIHEVQSGYQLFDKVLRPARVIVSTGAPEASAPETAKPAAASGEPAQTPVNPFAQS